The proteins below are encoded in one region of Pseudomonas ekonensis:
- a CDS encoding Hcp family type VI secretion system effector — protein MATPAYMSVTGEKQGLITAGAFTADSVGNTYQEGHEDQVMVQAFSHDVIIPRDPQSGQPTGQRVHKPVIITKVYDKASPLLQAALTSGERMSEIVIQWYRTSAQGTQEHYYTTKLEDAIIVAINNKMHNCQDPGNSHFTHLEEVQFTYRKITWTHEVSGTSGSDDWRAPVV, from the coding sequence ATGGCAACACCAGCGTACATGTCGGTTACCGGCGAAAAACAAGGCCTGATCACTGCCGGCGCCTTCACCGCCGACTCCGTTGGCAACACCTACCAGGAAGGTCACGAAGACCAGGTCATGGTTCAGGCGTTCAGCCACGACGTGATCATCCCGCGTGACCCGCAATCCGGCCAGCCAACCGGCCAGCGCGTTCACAAGCCAGTGATCATCACCAAGGTCTACGACAAGGCTTCGCCTCTGCTGCAAGCTGCCCTGACCTCCGGCGAGCGCATGAGCGAAATCGTCATCCAGTGGTACCGCACTTCGGCTCAAGGCACCCAAGAGCACTACTACACCACCAAACTGGAAGACGCGATCATCGTCGCCATCAACAACAAAATGCACAACTGCCAGGATCCAGGCAACTCGCACTTCACCCACCTGGAAGAAGTGCAGTTCACCTACCGCAAAATCACCTGGACCCACGAAGTATCCGGTACTTCGGGTTCCGATGACTGGCGTGCTCCAGTCGTTTAA
- the hglS gene encoding 2-oxoadipate dioxygenase/decarboxylase HglS, whose amino-acid sequence MTVQPFVSPDLIRQRFSKAMSDMYREEVPLYGALMELVEQTNRDVLARDPHIARQLADTGEMQRLDMERHGAIRVGTATELATLARLFQVMGMQPVGYYDLTPAGVPVHSTAFRAVHEAALQVSPFRVFTSLLRLELIEDPELRAFAQSVLDRRSIFTPAALRLIEQAETAGGLTEAEAEEFVLQALETFRWHHSATVTAAQYQTLSAQHRLIADVVAFKGPHINHLTPRTLDIDIVQAQMPLHGITPKAVVEGPPRRQCPILLRQTSFKALDEPVAFTDQAQTHGSHSARFGEIEQRGAALTPKGRALYDRLLNAARDALGDFPNEGNAARYNALMTQHFGEFPDNLDGMREQELAYFRYFATEQGLAARPGEASLAQLLRDGHVKAEPLVYEDFLPVSAAGIFQSNLGDAAQAHYGEHSNRQAFEQALGRTTIDELALYADTQRRSLEACAEALGLKRL is encoded by the coding sequence ATGACCGTGCAGCCTTTCGTCAGCCCCGACCTGATCCGTCAACGCTTCTCCAAGGCGATGTCCGACATGTACCGCGAAGAGGTGCCGCTGTACGGCGCGTTGATGGAACTGGTGGAGCAGACCAACCGCGACGTGCTCGCCCGGGATCCGCACATCGCCCGGCAACTGGCCGACACCGGCGAGATGCAGCGGCTGGACATGGAACGCCACGGCGCGATCCGCGTCGGCACCGCCACGGAACTGGCCACCCTCGCCCGCCTGTTCCAGGTGATGGGCATGCAACCGGTGGGCTACTACGACCTGACCCCGGCGGGAGTGCCGGTGCATTCCACGGCGTTTCGCGCGGTGCACGAAGCGGCGCTGCAGGTCAGTCCGTTCCGGGTGTTCACCTCGCTGTTGCGCCTGGAACTGATCGAGGATCCTGAACTGCGGGCCTTTGCCCAGTCCGTGCTGGATCGGCGCTCGATCTTCACCCCGGCCGCGCTGCGCCTGATCGAACAGGCGGAAACCGCCGGCGGCCTCACCGAAGCCGAAGCCGAGGAATTTGTCCTGCAAGCGCTGGAGACCTTTCGCTGGCACCACAGTGCCACCGTCACCGCCGCGCAGTACCAGACCCTCAGTGCCCAGCACCGCCTGATCGCCGACGTCGTCGCCTTCAAAGGCCCGCACATCAACCACCTCACTCCGCGCACCCTGGACATCGACATCGTGCAGGCGCAGATGCCGCTGCACGGCATCACCCCCAAAGCCGTGGTCGAAGGCCCGCCGCGCCGGCAGTGCCCGATCCTGCTGCGCCAGACCAGCTTCAAGGCCCTCGACGAACCGGTCGCCTTCACTGACCAAGCGCAAACCCATGGCAGCCACAGCGCCCGCTTCGGCGAGATCGAGCAGCGCGGCGCCGCGCTGACGCCCAAGGGCCGCGCCCTCTACGACCGCTTGCTGAACGCCGCCCGGGACGCGCTCGGCGACTTCCCCAACGAAGGCAATGCCGCACGCTACAACGCGCTGATGACCCAGCACTTTGGCGAATTTCCTGACAACCTCGACGGCATGCGGGAGCAGGAACTGGCCTACTTCCGCTATTTCGCCACCGAACAGGGGTTGGCGGCGCGTCCCGGCGAGGCTTCGCTGGCCCAACTGCTGCGCGACGGCCATGTGAAAGCGGAGCCGCTGGTGTACGAAGATTTCCTGCCGGTGAGCGCGGCGGGGATCTTTCAGTCGAACCTGGGGGACGCCGCCCAGGCGCATTACGGCGAACACTCAAACCGACAAGCCTTCGAGCAGGCGCTGGGCCGCACGACCATCGATGAGCTGGCGTTGTACGCCGACACCCAACGGCGCTCGCTGGAGGCCTGCGCCGAAGCATTGGGTCTGAAACGTCTTTGA
- the glcE gene encoding glycolate oxidase subunit GlcE → MTDLDAADALLDQVNRARADATPLKIQGGNSKAFLGREVAGEVLDTRAHRGIVRYEPSELVVSVRAGTPLNELLATLDAAGQMLPCEPPSFSESATVGGMIATGLSGPRRPWAGSVRDFVLGTRVITGLGQHLRFGGEVMKNVAGYDLSRLLAGSHGCLGVLTEVSLKVLPKPRQCLSLRLEIDCTRALANLIEWGRQALPISGACHDGAALYLRLEGGEGSVSAAHQRLGGEPLDSAFWSDLNEQRLSFFDEGPPLWRLSLPHHPKPLALPGTQLVDWAGAQRWLKSDAPDVQRIAHELGGHATCFSHGASDTPFQPLPPALMRYHRQLKAQLDPQGLFNPGRMYAEL, encoded by the coding sequence ATGACTGATCTGGATGCGGCCGACGCGCTGCTGGATCAGGTCAACCGGGCCAGGGCCGACGCCACGCCGCTGAAGATCCAGGGCGGCAACAGCAAGGCGTTTCTCGGCCGCGAAGTGGCCGGCGAGGTGCTCGACACCCGCGCCCACCGGGGCATCGTGCGCTACGAACCGTCGGAGCTGGTGGTCAGCGTGCGGGCCGGAACGCCGCTGAATGAACTGCTGGCGACGCTCGACGCCGCCGGGCAGATGCTGCCCTGCGAACCGCCGTCCTTCAGCGAATCCGCCACGGTCGGCGGCATGATCGCCACCGGACTGTCGGGGCCGCGGCGCCCTTGGGCCGGCTCGGTGCGCGACTTCGTCCTCGGCACCCGGGTCATCACCGGCCTCGGCCAGCACCTGCGCTTCGGCGGCGAAGTGATGAAGAACGTCGCCGGTTACGACCTTTCCCGTTTGCTGGCGGGCAGCCACGGCTGCCTTGGCGTGCTGACCGAAGTTTCGCTCAAAGTGCTGCCCAAACCCCGGCAGTGCCTGAGCCTGCGCCTGGAGATCGACTGCACGCGAGCCCTGGCGAACCTCATCGAGTGGGGCCGGCAAGCGCTGCCGATCAGCGGCGCCTGCCATGACGGCGCGGCGCTGTACCTACGCCTTGAAGGCGGTGAAGGTTCGGTGTCCGCCGCCCATCAACGGCTCGGCGGCGAGCCGTTGGACTCAGCGTTCTGGTCGGACCTTAACGAACAGCGCCTGAGCTTTTTCGACGAAGGCCCGCCGCTGTGGCGCCTGTCGCTGCCCCATCACCCCAAACCGCTGGCGTTGCCCGGAACCCAGCTGGTCGATTGGGCCGGCGCCCAGCGCTGGCTGAAATCCGATGCACCCGACGTTCAGCGCATCGCCCATGAGCTCGGCGGCCACGCCACCTGCTTCAGCCACGGCGCCAGCGACACGCCCTTTCAGCCGCTGCCCCCGGCGCTGATGCGCTACCACCGCCAGCTCAAGGCGCAACTCGACCCGCAAGGGCTGTTCAACCCCGGCCGGATGTACGCGGAGCTTTAG
- the glcF gene encoding glycolate oxidase subunit GlcF, whose product MQTSLSEQARQLPRAAEAEKILRTCVHCGFCNATCPTYQLLGDELDGPRGRIYLIKQVLEGAPATAQTQLHLDRCLSCRNCETTCPSGVDYHNLLDIGRAVVDRAVPRPPGQRLLRESLRALAPNKGLFKGLLRIGATFRPLLPRPLEAKLPAPSSANGARPVPRHPRRVLLLEGCVQPGLSPNTNDATARVLDRLGISVTPVSEAGCCGALDYHLDAQAKGLERARRNIDAWWPHLENGAEAIVQTASGCGAFIKDYGHLLAHDPAYADKARQVSERSLDLVQVLAQEPLERVCSAGQRRIAVHCPCTLQHALKLGGAVEALLTRLGFSLTAVPDGHLCCGSAGTYSLTQPTLARQLRDNRLNALESGRPDLIVTANVGCQSHLGSAGRTPVRHWIELVDQSLAE is encoded by the coding sequence ATGCAGACCAGCCTCAGCGAACAGGCCCGACAACTGCCCAGGGCGGCCGAAGCGGAAAAGATCCTGCGCACCTGTGTGCACTGCGGCTTCTGCAACGCCACCTGCCCGACCTACCAACTGCTGGGCGACGAGCTGGACGGCCCGCGCGGTCGCATCTACCTGATCAAGCAGGTGCTCGAAGGCGCACCGGCCACCGCCCAGACCCAACTGCACCTGGACCGCTGCCTGTCGTGCCGCAATTGCGAGACCACCTGCCCTTCCGGCGTCGATTACCACAACCTGCTGGACATCGGCCGGGCCGTGGTCGACCGCGCCGTGCCGCGCCCGCCGGGCCAGCGCCTGCTGCGCGAAAGCCTGCGGGCCCTGGCGCCCAATAAGGGCCTGTTCAAAGGTTTGCTGAGGATCGGCGCGACGTTTCGCCCGCTGCTGCCGCGCCCTCTGGAGGCCAAACTGCCGGCGCCTTCCTCGGCGAACGGTGCGCGCCCCGTCCCGCGTCACCCGCGGCGGGTGCTGCTGTTGGAAGGTTGCGTGCAGCCTGGGCTGTCGCCCAACACCAACGACGCGACGGCCCGGGTGCTCGACCGGCTCGGCATCAGCGTCACTCCGGTCAGCGAAGCCGGCTGCTGCGGCGCCCTCGACTACCACCTCGATGCCCAGGCCAAGGGGCTGGAGCGTGCCCGCCGCAACATCGACGCCTGGTGGCCGCACCTGGAAAACGGTGCCGAGGCCATCGTCCAGACCGCCAGCGGCTGCGGCGCGTTCATCAAGGATTACGGGCATCTGCTGGCGCACGACCCGGCCTACGCGGACAAGGCCCGACAGGTCAGCGAACGGTCGCTGGATCTGGTGCAGGTCCTGGCGCAGGAGCCCCTCGAACGGGTGTGCAGCGCCGGCCAACGCCGCATCGCCGTGCATTGCCCCTGCACCCTGCAACACGCGCTGAAACTGGGCGGCGCCGTGGAAGCGCTGCTGACCCGCCTGGGCTTCAGCCTCACGGCGGTGCCGGACGGCCATCTGTGCTGCGGCTCGGCCGGCACCTATTCGCTGACCCAGCCGACGCTCGCCCGGCAACTGCGCGACAACCGCCTCAACGCCCTGGAAAGCGGCCGTCCGGATCTGATCGTCACCGCCAATGTCGGCTGCCAAAGCCATCTGGGCAGCGCCGGACGCACACCGGTGCGGCACTGGATCGAGCTGGTGGATCAGTCGTTGGCAGAATGA